One Miscanthus floridulus cultivar M001 chromosome 11, ASM1932011v1, whole genome shotgun sequence DNA window includes the following coding sequences:
- the LOC136491766 gene encoding probable histidine kinase 2 → MESIGVKVWLVPQAEFIGSTLEKVQSNSMATAAADCGGADWRFSSKEMVSQLRNSTGPRRASLGGTPSGILVVIDVSDGGPEEICLEMAKLARIKYQATSKVVLLEDIKSPSNDLRRLKELGCNLVLRKPVHGSRLFTLLMTLRDLQVSDAQQAQSSQVGPEIAGNNSQQQDLPDVVVPCVQEAAASTEASCLAQEQKPEDDDKPLAGMQFLLDEDTVVLQTIQRKILNQLGATVTVAQDGAVAVNLLKEALERGNVSEEDIVPLPYHVIFMDCQVRTTPQCSTQFQ, encoded by the exons ATGGAGAGCATTGGAGTCAAAGTCTGGCTGGTCCCGCAAGCCGAGTTCATCGGTTCCACCTTGGAGAAGGTACAGAGTAATAGCATGGCTACTGCTGCTGCCGACTGCGGCGGAGCCGACTGGCGCTTCAGCTCCAAGGAGATGGTGAGCCAGTTGAGGAACAGCACTGGTCCCAGGAGAGCCAGCCTTGGGGGGACCCCTTCTGGTATCCTTGTTGTCATCGACGTGTCCGATGGTGGACCGGAAGAAATTTGCCTGGAGATGGCCAAACTTGCCAGGATCAAGTATCAGGCCACAAGCAAAGTTGTTCTGCTGGAGGATATCAAGTCCCCTTCCAATGATCTGAGGAGGCTCAAGGAGCTGGGTTGCAATCTTGTTCTGCGAAAGCCAGTGCATGGGTCTCGCCTGTTCACTCTCCTTATGACCCTGAGAGACCTCCAAGTTTCAGATGCACAACAAGCGCAGTCTTCTCAAGTTGGTCCTGAGATTGCTGGGAACAACAGCCAGCAGCAAGATTTGCCAGATGTTGTTGTTCCTTGTGTGCAGGAAGCTGCTGCATCGACTGAAGCTTCATGCTTGGCTCAGGAACAGAAGCCTGAAGATGATGATAAGCCGCTAGCCGGGATGCAATTCTTGCTGGATGAAGACACGGTAGTGCTGCAAACAATCCAAAGGAAAATCCTGAACCAGCTTGGAGCAACTGTCACAGTAGCTCAAGATGGAGCCGTGGCTGTGAACTTGCTCAAAGAAGCCCTTGAGCGAGGCAATGTTTCAGAAGAGGATATAGTGCCCTTGCCCTACCATGTCATCTTCATGGATTGCCAG GTACGTACTACTCCACAGTGCAGTACGCAGTTCCAATAA
- the LOC136491767 gene encoding uncharacterized protein: MAHSPPHRSCLSPPSTSPVPDSLHGDSLAVLPLTSWPSSSEVAARSPHGIVSGAKDHAIPALFASTEREPRTVATPSPVPLGSGLPQLLVSWSHRPPPASCQRLLLLNFAEKKNAERGSRIDDSEEFLRLRGRKQGKLPPANSSAPIQAEAVALSKKTQGKNKKKVRMTQEQIDSYLAYKKPEPMLPVVCPRAVFDALPQEMLDRLSKETLARCLAIDPDSTNRIIVKSNAEDDYDAMEAEDVRRQYEEKGCVEYEVTDDDKEEDTPVAPRAAAPSQVYPAAGRRRSRPGVARKSGTTKRLN; the protein is encoded by the exons ATGGCCCACAGCCCGCCGCACCGCTCGTGCCTCTCTCCGCCATCTACCTCGCCGGTCCCTGACTCCCTCCACGGCGACAGCCTCGCGGTATTGCCACTTACCTCGTGGCCAAGTAGCAGCGAGGTGGCAGCAAGGTCACCGCATGGCATCGTATCTGGCGCCAAAGATCATGCTATTCCAGCCCTGTTCGCTTCAACTGAAAGAGAGCCACGGACCGTTGCAACTCCATCACCAGTGCCGCTAGGCTCCGGCCTCCCCCAGCTCTTGGTCAGCTGGTCTCACCGTCCCCCTCCTGCGAGCTGCCAGCGGCTCCTCCTCCTGAATTTTG CCGAGAAAAAAAATGCGGAGCGAGGGAGTCGAATCGACGACAGCGAAGAGTTCCTCCGGCTCCGAGGGCGGAAGCAAGGGAAGCTCCCGCCGGCGAATTCCTCCGCGCCCATCCAAGCTGAGGCGGTGGCTCTGTCCAAGAAAACGCAggggaagaacaagaagaaggtgAGGATGACACAGGAACAGATCGACAGCTACCTCGCATACAAGAAGCCGGAGCCAATGTTACCTGTAGTGTGTCCTCGCGCGGTCTTCGATGCCCTTCCTCAAGAGATGTTGGACCGCTTGTCCAAGGAGACACTAGCTAGGTGTCTCGCTATAGATCCAGATAGCACCAACCGGATAATTGTCAAAAGTAACGCGGAGGACGACTATGATGCAATGGAAGCAGAGGACGTCCGGAGACAGTACGAGGAGAAAGGGTGTGTCGAATACGAGGTCACTGACGACGACAAGGAAGAAGACACTCCTGTTGCTCCTCGTGCTGCAGCTCCATCGCAAGTCTACCCTGCTGCTGGACGGAGAAGAAGTCGGCCTGGGGTTGCAAGGAAATCTGGAACAACAAAGAGGCTCAATTGA